Proteins encoded within one genomic window of Amycolatopsis nigrescens CSC17Ta-90:
- a CDS encoding MaoC family dehydratase, whose protein sequence is MVIKELSSPPSLGTLYPKALVGGLLPGGKTGKTLPDTEFVRSGVVVDPAHLAAYNRVCEFRLTDQLPATYPHMLAFPLQMALMTEQGFPFPLLGMVHLANRITQHRPVTLGESFSVRVRAENLRPHEKGTQFDMISELVPSDTPDGPVWTDVSTYLHRGGSGGERGKGEQLSAPASTAVWQVPADIGRRYAEVSGDRNPIHLHALTARAFGFPAAIAHGMWTKARCLAAFEGRLPDAYTVDVRFKLPVLLPAKVAFTSWRAGDGWAFELWNARKPKPHLEGTITS, encoded by the coding sequence ATGGTGATCAAGGAACTGTCCTCCCCGCCGAGCCTCGGCACGCTCTACCCCAAGGCGCTGGTCGGCGGGTTGCTGCCCGGCGGCAAGACCGGGAAAACCCTCCCGGACACCGAGTTCGTCCGGTCCGGGGTGGTGGTCGATCCGGCGCACCTCGCCGCGTACAACCGGGTCTGCGAGTTCCGGCTGACCGACCAGCTGCCCGCGACCTACCCGCACATGCTGGCGTTCCCGCTGCAGATGGCGTTGATGACCGAGCAGGGCTTCCCGTTCCCGTTGCTGGGCATGGTGCACCTGGCGAACCGGATCACCCAGCACCGGCCGGTGACCCTCGGCGAGTCCTTCAGCGTGCGGGTGCGCGCGGAGAACCTGCGCCCGCACGAAAAGGGCACCCAGTTCGACATGATCAGCGAGCTGGTGCCGTCCGACACGCCGGACGGTCCTGTTTGGACGGACGTGAGCACCTACCTGCACCGCGGCGGGTCCGGCGGCGAACGCGGCAAGGGCGAGCAGCTCTCCGCGCCGGCGTCCACCGCGGTCTGGCAGGTGCCGGCGGACATCGGCCGCCGGTACGCTGAGGTCTCCGGCGACCGCAACCCCATCCACCTGCACGCGCTGACCGCGCGCGCGTTCGGTTTCCCCGCCGCGATCGCGCACGGCATGTGGACCAAGGCGCGCTGCCTCGCCGCGTTCGAGGGCAGGCTGCCCGACGCCTACACGGTGGACGTGCGGTTCAAACTGCCGGTGCTACTGCCGGCGAAGGTGGCCTTCACGTCTTGGCGGGCGGGTGACGGGTGGGCGTTCGAGCTGTGGAACGCCCGCAAGCCCAAGCCTCATCTGGAGGGCACCATCACCTCATGA
- a CDS encoding SCP2 sterol-binding domain-containing protein: MRQPVPDEHPINGFARQIDLRKLSPEQFIQLLETLHMLGVAGAGVELTSLSTETLVDVVARAGKEQLRAIAEHAELRSVFLDEIFRRMSDHFVEDKARNVSLVVAWRFPEGDGDDGFDRFQTVIEDGVCVSSADLGRDPDTTITVAADDFFRMATGAVAVATMFMTGRVRVKGEYAPAVRFSSYFDIPRPAA; this comes from the coding sequence GTGCGGCAGCCGGTGCCGGACGAGCATCCCATCAACGGCTTCGCCCGGCAGATCGACCTGCGCAAACTGAGCCCCGAGCAGTTCATCCAGCTGCTGGAGACGCTGCACATGCTCGGCGTCGCCGGTGCCGGGGTGGAACTGACCTCGTTGTCCACCGAAACGCTGGTGGACGTCGTCGCGCGGGCCGGTAAGGAACAGCTGCGGGCCATTGCCGAACACGCCGAACTACGCTCGGTATTCCTGGACGAGATATTTCGCCGAATGTCCGACCATTTTGTCGAGGATAAGGCCAGGAATGTCAGCCTGGTGGTCGCATGGCGGTTCCCCGAAGGGGACGGGGACGACGGTTTCGACCGCTTCCAGACGGTTATCGAGGACGGGGTCTGCGTGTCCAGCGCGGACCTGGGGCGCGACCCGGACACCACCATCACGGTGGCCGCGGACGACTTCTTCCGGATGGCCACCGGGGCGGTCGCGGTGGCCACCATGTTCATGACCGGCCGGGTGCGGGTGAAGGGCGAGTACGCCCCCGCGGTGCGGTTCAGCAGCTACTTCGACATCCCGAGGCCGGCGGCCTAA
- a CDS encoding alpha-ketoacid dehydrogenase subunit beta, whose protein sequence is MAAPVKATENNLHSTVQKLTIGKGLNLGLRAAMEADDKVIVLGEDVGKLGGVFRITDGLQKDFGEQRVLDTPLAESGIIGTAVGLAVRGFRPVCEIQFEGFIFPGFDQISSQLAKLHYRSQGRIKVPVVIRVPFGGGIGAVEHHSESPESLFSHIPGLKVVSCSNPVDAYWMIQQAIACDDPVLFFEPKKLYHSGNLRTEVDTAATPGPLFESKVLRQGSSATVVAYGPSVKVALDAATAAEEDGTSLEVIDLRTLSPLDLAPVFESVRRTGRLIAVSEAPSESSLTSEIAARVQQECFYSLEAPVLRVTGFDTPYPPTKLEEDYLPDLDRVLHTVDRSLAW, encoded by the coding sequence ATGGCGGCACCGGTGAAGGCGACGGAGAACAACCTGCACTCGACCGTGCAGAAACTGACCATCGGCAAGGGCCTCAACCTTGGCCTGCGCGCCGCGATGGAGGCGGACGACAAGGTCATCGTGCTCGGTGAGGACGTCGGCAAGCTCGGCGGCGTCTTCCGGATCACCGACGGCCTGCAGAAGGACTTCGGCGAGCAGCGCGTGCTGGACACGCCGCTGGCCGAGTCCGGCATCATCGGCACCGCGGTCGGCCTTGCCGTGCGCGGTTTCCGGCCGGTGTGCGAGATCCAGTTCGAAGGCTTCATCTTCCCCGGCTTCGACCAGATCTCCAGCCAGCTGGCCAAGCTGCACTACCGCTCGCAGGGCCGGATCAAGGTGCCGGTGGTGATCAGGGTGCCGTTCGGCGGCGGGATCGGCGCGGTCGAGCACCACTCGGAGTCGCCGGAGTCGCTGTTCTCGCACATCCCCGGGCTCAAGGTGGTGTCCTGCTCGAACCCGGTGGACGCGTACTGGATGATCCAGCAGGCCATCGCCTGCGACGACCCGGTGCTGTTCTTCGAGCCGAAGAAGCTCTACCACTCGGGCAACCTGCGGACCGAGGTGGACACCGCGGCCACCCCCGGCCCGCTGTTCGAGTCCAAGGTGCTGCGCCAGGGCAGCTCGGCGACCGTGGTCGCCTACGGGCCTTCGGTGAAGGTCGCCCTGGACGCAGCCACAGCCGCTGAAGAGGACGGCACTTCACTCGAAGTGATCGACCTCCGCACCCTTTCGCCGCTGGACCTCGCGCCGGTGTTCGAGTCGGTGCGCCGGACCGGGCGGCTGATCGCGGTGAGCGAGGCGCCTTCGGAGTCGTCACTGACCTCGGAGATCGCCGCGCGGGTGCAGCAGGAGTGCTTCTACTCCCTGGAGGCGCCGGTGCTGCGGGTGACCGGGTTCGACACCCCGTACCCGCCGACCAAGCTCGAGGAGGACTACCTCCCCGACCTGGACCGGGTGCTGCACACCGTCGACCGCTCGCTCGCCTGGTAA
- a CDS encoding DUF6879 family protein, which produces MLLGRDEWRRVFDRFERSAFRLELQQTYTMPTEQDGLRRFLAGEPKPDDHNSAWHERIRGYVGAGKVVQRAKVVQLPLTEYLRYQWSWSIPENVAAGEDYRVVDTTGKNLDLPPYDFWMFDELVVVHLNYRSDGTQISRELVENPNIEKYLKWRDIALENGVPFSEWNARA; this is translated from the coding sequence GTGCTCTTGGGGCGTGATGAGTGGCGCAGGGTATTCGACCGTTTCGAGCGCTCTGCCTTCCGTCTGGAACTTCAACAGACCTACACGATGCCGACCGAGCAGGATGGTCTGCGCCGGTTCCTGGCGGGCGAGCCCAAACCTGATGATCATAATTCCGCTTGGCATGAACGAATCCGCGGTTATGTCGGCGCCGGGAAGGTAGTGCAGCGTGCGAAAGTTGTGCAGCTTCCGCTGACCGAATACTTGCGTTACCAATGGTCTTGGAGTATTCCGGAAAATGTGGCCGCCGGTGAGGACTACAGGGTGGTCGATACTACCGGAAAGAATTTGGACCTGCCGCCATATGATTTCTGGATGTTCGATGAGTTGGTGGTCGTTCATCTGAACTACCGTTCGGACGGAACCCAGATCAGTCGGGAGCTTGTCGAGAATCCGAATATTGAGAAGTATCTGAAATGGCGCGACATCGCACTGGAGAACGGGGTGCCTTTCAGCGAGTGGAATGCTAGAGCCTGA
- the pdhA gene encoding pyruvate dehydrogenase (acetyl-transferring) E1 component subunit alpha, with protein sequence MSSPEQWTHPEPGDGPPAIAAQPSPEQVIAGLRATNEGGAELTQLLTPEGERVPSKVFDPYVADVDGEALRGLYRDMVLVRRADRESNAMQRQGQLGIWVPLLGQEAAQIGSGRALKSQDMAFPSYREHGVAWTRGVDFKELLGIFRCSDQGGWDFKKHGFHPYTIVIGNQVLNATGYAMGQKFEGKVGDDDGEATITYFGDGATSQGDVHEGFVWAAVYDAPVVFFCQNNQWAISEPTERQSRLPLYQRARGYGFPGIRVDGNDVLACLAVTRWALEQCRHGNGPVLIEAFTYRMDAHTTTDDPTRYRLSDELEEWKLKDPIERVRAYLARNGVADQAFFDQIQAEADAFAADLRDFCFNMPDPPPERIFSNVYAEPSPVLDAQREEYLAYLDGFATAGEH encoded by the coding sequence ATGTCGTCCCCAGAACAGTGGACGCACCCGGAGCCTGGCGACGGACCGCCCGCCATTGCGGCGCAGCCATCCCCAGAACAGGTGATCGCCGGTTTGCGAGCAACGAACGAAGGTGGCGCTGAGCTCACTCAGCTGCTGACCCCCGAGGGTGAGCGGGTCCCCTCCAAGGTCTTCGACCCGTATGTGGCCGATGTCGACGGCGAAGCGCTACGCGGCCTGTACCGCGACATGGTGCTGGTCCGCCGCGCGGACCGGGAGTCCAACGCCATGCAGCGCCAGGGCCAGCTCGGCATCTGGGTTCCGCTGCTCGGCCAGGAAGCCGCCCAGATCGGCTCCGGCCGCGCGCTGAAGTCGCAGGACATGGCCTTCCCCAGCTACCGCGAGCACGGCGTGGCCTGGACCCGCGGAGTGGACTTCAAGGAACTGCTCGGCATCTTCCGGTGCAGCGACCAGGGCGGCTGGGACTTCAAGAAGCACGGCTTCCACCCCTACACGATCGTGATCGGCAACCAGGTGCTCAACGCCACCGGTTATGCGATGGGGCAGAAGTTCGAGGGCAAGGTCGGTGACGACGACGGCGAAGCGACCATTACCTACTTCGGTGACGGCGCGACCAGCCAGGGCGACGTGCACGAAGGGTTCGTCTGGGCCGCGGTCTACGACGCCCCGGTGGTCTTCTTCTGCCAGAACAACCAGTGGGCGATCTCCGAGCCGACCGAACGCCAGTCCCGGCTGCCGCTCTACCAGCGCGCCCGCGGCTACGGCTTCCCCGGCATCAGGGTGGACGGCAACGACGTGCTGGCCTGCCTGGCGGTGACCCGCTGGGCATTGGAACAGTGCCGGCACGGCAACGGCCCGGTGCTGATCGAGGCGTTCACCTACCGGATGGACGCGCACACCACCACCGACGACCCCACCCGCTACCGGCTCTCCGACGAGCTGGAGGAGTGGAAGCTCAAGGACCCGATCGAGCGGGTGCGCGCCTACCTGGCCCGCAACGGCGTCGCCGACCAGGCCTTTTTCGACCAGATCCAGGCCGAGGCCGACGCGTTCGCCGCCGACCTGCGCGACTTCTGCTTCAACATGCCCGATCCGCCGCCGGAGCGGATCTTCTCCAACGTCTACGCCGAGCCCTCGCCGGTCCTCGACGCCCAGCGCGAGGAGTACCTGGCCTACCTCGACGGCTTCGCGACGGCGGGTGAGCACTGA
- a CDS encoding helix-turn-helix domain-containing protein produces the protein MLEPDRQDDKRKNLAEVLRELRLAAGLSGQRLAVRCAMSQGKISRIETGKILPSVMDVERILKALRIEGAVVDELLHLARRANVDYTSVRVLARIGLWQQQEDLRALDESSLCIRHFLPAIPTGLLQIEDYARCVLTPTVTGRPARDVERVLRARMARQEILGDAERQFTFILTEQAVRWCRASAEVMARQVQHLADVSRKKNVEIAIVCQSTPVPASPLSSFVVYDERLVRVEMFSGSVALRDPRDVAYHLNIFQFFLDHALTGELATEFLRSVAREFG, from the coding sequence ATGCTAGAGCCTGATCGGCAGGACGACAAGCGCAAGAACCTCGCCGAAGTACTACGGGAACTGCGCCTGGCAGCCGGTCTCTCCGGGCAGAGACTGGCTGTTCGGTGCGCGATGAGCCAGGGCAAGATCAGCCGGATCGAGACCGGCAAGATCCTGCCTTCGGTGATGGATGTCGAGCGGATCCTCAAGGCGCTCAGGATCGAGGGTGCGGTTGTCGATGAGCTGCTGCACTTGGCCAGGCGTGCGAATGTGGACTACACCTCAGTCCGGGTTCTTGCCCGCATCGGGCTCTGGCAGCAGCAGGAAGACCTTCGGGCGCTTGACGAGTCCTCGCTGTGCATACGCCACTTCCTCCCAGCGATCCCGACCGGGCTGCTGCAGATCGAGGACTACGCCCGGTGTGTGCTCACTCCGACGGTCACTGGGCGGCCAGCCCGAGACGTCGAGCGGGTTCTCCGGGCGCGCATGGCGAGACAGGAGATCCTTGGTGACGCCGAGCGGCAGTTCACCTTCATCCTGACCGAACAGGCTGTTCGCTGGTGCCGTGCTTCGGCTGAAGTCATGGCTCGGCAAGTTCAGCATCTCGCGGATGTGTCTCGAAAGAAGAATGTTGAGATAGCAATTGTTTGTCAGTCCACTCCAGTGCCCGCTAGTCCGCTGAGTAGTTTTGTTGTTTATGACGAGCGCTTGGTTCGGGTGGAGATGTTTTCCGGGTCTGTGGCGTTGCGGGATCCTCGGGATGTGGCGTATCACCTGAACATTTTCCAGTTCTTTCTCGACCATGCGCTGACCGGGGAGCTGGCCACCGAATTTCTGCGGTCGGTGGCCAGGGAATTCGGTTGA
- a CDS encoding dihydrolipoamide acetyltransferase family protein: protein MPEYKQFPLADTAEGLTEADILTWHVKPGDEVTVNQIVVEVETAKAAVELPIPWAGVVTELLVEPGQTVEVGTPILTIDVDPGGSAPATSGNNGSAAAEPAAEEEMKPLVGYGAKAVATKRRARKEPEGAQPVPSAPAPVSAPPAPAPEPEPVRGGQVPLAKPPVRKLAKDLGVDLRALAGSAEGGVITREDVRRAAEGPVTSAASSQPAEPAGYDPGTRERRVPIKGVRKMTAQAMVQSKFTAPHVTEFLTVDVTPMMELRERLKANRAFAGVKLTPLAFAAKAVCMAAKRTPDVNAVWDEENREIVYKDYVHLGIAAATPRGLVVPKLHDADAMSLTELAGALEQLTATARAGKTTPAEMLNGTFTISNIGVFGIDTGTPIINPGESAILALGTIRDTPWVVDGEVVVRKVMQLSLSFDHRVVDGQQGSEFLSDVGALLGDPAMAITF from the coding sequence ATGCCCGAGTACAAACAGTTCCCCCTGGCCGACACCGCCGAGGGGCTGACCGAAGCCGACATCCTGACCTGGCACGTCAAGCCGGGTGACGAGGTGACGGTGAACCAGATCGTGGTCGAGGTGGAGACCGCCAAGGCCGCCGTGGAGCTGCCCATCCCGTGGGCCGGCGTGGTCACCGAGCTGCTCGTCGAACCGGGGCAGACGGTGGAGGTCGGCACGCCGATCCTGACCATCGACGTCGACCCCGGCGGTTCCGCACCCGCTACGTCCGGCAACAACGGTTCGGCCGCAGCGGAACCGGCCGCCGAAGAGGAGATGAAGCCGCTGGTCGGTTACGGCGCGAAGGCCGTGGCGACCAAACGACGGGCGCGCAAGGAGCCGGAGGGCGCCCAGCCGGTGCCGAGCGCACCGGCCCCGGTCAGCGCACCGCCGGCCCCGGCACCAGAACCGGAGCCGGTGCGGGGCGGCCAGGTTCCGCTGGCGAAACCGCCGGTGCGCAAGCTGGCCAAGGACCTCGGGGTGGACCTGCGCGCGCTGGCCGGTTCGGCCGAGGGCGGCGTGATCACCCGTGAGGACGTGCGGCGAGCGGCCGAGGGGCCGGTGACCTCAGCGGCGTCGTCCCAGCCAGCCGAGCCTGCCGGTTACGACCCCGGCACCAGGGAACGCCGGGTGCCGATCAAGGGCGTGCGCAAGATGACCGCGCAGGCCATGGTGCAGAGCAAGTTCACCGCTCCGCACGTGACCGAGTTCCTCACCGTGGACGTCACGCCGATGATGGAGCTGCGGGAGCGGCTGAAGGCCAACCGCGCGTTCGCCGGGGTCAAGCTGACTCCGCTGGCCTTCGCGGCGAAAGCGGTCTGCATGGCGGCGAAGCGCACGCCGGACGTGAACGCGGTGTGGGACGAGGAGAACCGCGAGATCGTCTACAAGGACTACGTGCACCTCGGCATCGCCGCGGCCACCCCGCGGGGCCTGGTGGTGCCGAAGCTCCACGACGCGGACGCGATGTCGCTGACCGAGCTGGCCGGTGCGCTGGAGCAGCTCACCGCCACCGCCCGGGCGGGCAAGACCACGCCGGCCGAGATGCTGAACGGCACCTTCACCATCAGCAACATCGGCGTGTTCGGGATCGACACCGGGACGCCGATCATCAACCCCGGCGAGTCCGCCATCCTGGCGCTCGGCACCATCCGGGACACCCCGTGGGTGGTGGACGGCGAGGTCGTGGTGCGCAAGGTCATGCAGCTCTCGCTGAGCTTCGACCACCGGGTGGTGGACGGTCAGCAGGGCTCGGAGTTCCTCTCCGACGTCGGCGCCCTGCTCGGCGACCCGGCGATGGCCATCACCTTCTAG
- a CDS encoding TetR/AcrR family transcriptional regulator produces MTEEVQRARRLPRAVRERQILDAAVQVFSRYGYHSASMDEISEVAGVSKPMIYTYLGSKEDLFAKCIRREATRLLEAVQAGVQPELPPDMQLWHGLRSFYRFVAEYRESWTVLHRQALTVGGEFAAEVTAMRSRAIELVAALVVNAGARKGLGEQAEFSGEGLSAALVGAAESLADWWLDHSEVSDGVLASWLMNLVWLGFNDLVEGEIWRPSESTPAATSPGS; encoded by the coding sequence GTGACCGAGGAAGTACAGCGGGCTCGCCGGCTACCGAGGGCGGTCCGCGAGCGGCAGATTCTGGACGCCGCGGTCCAGGTGTTCTCCCGCTACGGCTACCACTCCGCGTCGATGGACGAGATTTCCGAGGTGGCCGGCGTCTCCAAGCCGATGATCTACACGTATCTCGGCTCCAAGGAAGACCTTTTCGCGAAGTGCATCCGGCGCGAGGCCACCCGGCTGCTGGAGGCCGTCCAGGCCGGAGTGCAACCAGAACTACCGCCCGACATGCAGCTCTGGCACGGGCTCCGCTCGTTCTACCGGTTCGTCGCCGAGTACCGCGAGTCGTGGACCGTGCTGCACCGGCAGGCGCTGACCGTCGGCGGTGAGTTCGCCGCCGAAGTGACCGCGATGCGCAGCAGGGCGATCGAGCTGGTGGCCGCGCTGGTGGTGAACGCGGGCGCCAGGAAGGGCCTCGGCGAGCAGGCCGAGTTCTCCGGCGAGGGCCTGTCCGCCGCGCTGGTCGGCGCGGCCGAGTCGCTGGCCGACTGGTGGCTGGACCACAGCGAGGTGAGCGACGGCGTGCTGGCGTCCTGGCTGATGAACCTGGTCTGGCTCGGCTTCAACGACCTGGTCGAAGGCGAGATCTGGCGCCCGTCCGAGAGCACGCCGGCGGCCACCTCGCCGGGCTCATGA
- a CDS encoding FxsA family protein translates to MGVVILLYVVAEVAAVWAVSSAIGFLGTIGLLLAGAFLGSWLARREGARAARAFMQTAQAGRPAHAEITDGMLIALGGVLIMIPGFVSDVLGLLLLLPTRGVFRRAWLRRIEKRTVQHANQARGPVMVVDSEVVSEPPGDDRPQRSHPVIDAG, encoded by the coding sequence ATGGGCGTTGTGATTCTGCTGTACGTGGTTGCCGAGGTGGCCGCCGTCTGGGCGGTGAGCTCGGCCATCGGTTTCCTCGGCACGATCGGGCTGCTGCTGGCCGGGGCGTTCCTCGGCTCGTGGCTGGCCCGCCGCGAGGGCGCCCGTGCCGCCCGCGCGTTCATGCAGACCGCACAGGCGGGCAGGCCGGCGCACGCGGAGATCACCGACGGGATGCTGATCGCGCTCGGCGGGGTGCTGATCATGATCCCGGGCTTCGTCAGCGACGTGCTCGGCCTGCTGCTGCTCCTGCCCACCCGTGGCGTGTTCCGCCGCGCCTGGCTGCGCCGGATCGAGAAGCGCACGGTGCAGCACGCGAACCAGGCCCGCGGGCCGGTGATGGTGGTGGACAGCGAGGTGGTCTCGGAGCCGCCGGGAGACGACCGGCCGCAGCGGAGCCACCCGGTGATCGACGCCGGTTAG
- a CDS encoding SCP2 sterol-binding domain-containing protein, translating to MTDDTGAGLVGLRGTALVKALERMDPGALELRSLDVNTLASAIDPTELGKDDFRRLLAVLDKVAANVPELDLSKVEPRHFAGLVAKASQDQLDRVVAEPRLRARLLDEIFDRMKAHIKPDRGRDLHAVVHWWLTGGSDEDGYDRYETVLRDGDCTVRRELTEKPRVTITIGPTDFLRLITHQATPAVLFVTGKIKVKGDLAFAASMIGFFDLPKP from the coding sequence ATGACGGACGATACCGGCGCAGGACTGGTGGGACTGCGGGGAACGGCACTGGTCAAGGCACTCGAACGGATGGACCCCGGTGCGCTGGAGCTGCGTTCGCTGGACGTGAACACGCTCGCCTCCGCCATCGACCCCACCGAGCTCGGCAAGGACGACTTCCGCCGGCTGCTGGCGGTGCTGGACAAGGTCGCCGCGAACGTGCCGGAGCTGGACCTGAGCAAGGTCGAACCGCGGCACTTCGCCGGACTGGTCGCCAAGGCGTCCCAGGACCAGCTGGACCGCGTCGTCGCCGAGCCGCGGCTGCGGGCCAGGCTGCTCGACGAGATCTTCGACCGGATGAAGGCGCACATCAAGCCGGACCGGGGGCGGGACCTGCACGCCGTGGTGCACTGGTGGCTCACCGGCGGGTCGGACGAGGACGGTTACGACCGGTACGAGACGGTGCTCCGCGACGGCGACTGCACGGTCCGCCGTGAGCTGACCGAAAAACCGAGGGTGACCATCACGATCGGGCCGACCGACTTTCTGCGGCTGATCACCCATCAGGCCACTCCGGCGGTATTGTTCGTCACCGGGAAGATCAAGGTTAAGGGCGATCTCGCATTCGCCGCCAGTATGATCGGATTCTTCGACCTTCCCAAACCATAG